Below is a genomic region from Rhododendron vialii isolate Sample 1 chromosome 5a, ASM3025357v1.
AAGGCGATTGATGACATTGACTCAATGCACCAAATCAATTCCAAGTCGTCAAGGATGAATTTCAGATAGctcctatttatttttttctaaattttacaGCTATACTCAATCGTATAACGCTCAAGATTTGTTGagagcctctctttttttttccccttttttttatattggACTTGAGAGAATCTTACCTTTGTTCAATATCTAGTTGTCGTTACATGCAGCTGAATTGTGTTTTCCTTTCCGAAATTTACTCAAACTGATCAGTTTGAGTGTACGATTTGAATTCATTTTCGTCGAGTTTATGCAGTATATGAGGAATCTGAAAACTTAAGACCTCGTTTAGTTAAGgtttagtacttattttttattttacaagacaggttattttctcataatacatcacttttaattcaaaaaataaataatttttcttggtGAAACGAGGCCAATCTATACATTCTATGTGTTTACTTTTGTCCTTTGCCTTATTTATGatcattttttgagaaatttaatAAATACTTGCTTGGTTGAGGATTTgttatacttatttttctcagattatttttgaaaaaacaactACACTTCATAGTAAATACTAGTAGGGTGAGGCCGAACCGATCAATTCAGGGAGAATATGTAAAACCTGACCAAGACAATGGGACGACCAAATTGGTTCGAGGTCGTTCGGTCCGGTCGAGGAATTCAGATTTTTCGGTTGTTTTGGGTTGGGATCAAAACACTTTGGcccataaaaatatttgggaccaaatacaaaaacaaaaataatgaacaaAAAATGGTACCATATACTATATCTTAAAATAAATGGGCTGGAGGCCCAAAACTTGGCCAAGACAACCAAAAATACCATGTTGGGTCCAAACCGGGGTATATATGTtagtactactccctccgtccatttatTACAGTCCAgcattccattttgggctgtcccttaataagtgtccattttgtaaagttagtgggtaaaagttggtgaattgtctattttgtccctaaaagtaaattccattttgaaaagttagtgaataaaagtgtaatgatgatgggtaagtagggaaagtggaggaaaaagttgatgtgaaaggtataatgatgatgtctttttaataagttggagttacgaagcaggacatttaaaaagggacggagggagtatgtttttttgGGTCAGGTTCGGGTGAAATTTCAGGCAACAGGAATcgaactaaaattcaaaattttctcccTCAAAAATCGAAACCGACCAAATTCCGATAATTCCTATCGGTTTTTCTCAGTTGGTTCGGGGTGGTCAATTAAATTTTCACCCCTGGGAAATGGTATCAAAACAGGGCCGGCTGTAACTTATTAGATGTTGGAAGCAAAacgcaaaacaaaacaaaatactccaCAAAACTATGCTGTCCCTTTCTCCAATGCGGCTCCAAACTGCACAAGATATTTTAAAAAGATGACTTGTGAAATAGTCTTTGAGTTGATACCAAGGGAAAACATTGACTATTTCATCCTTCATAATTTCATACCTTGTTCAGGAGCAAATACTATTTTGTGATTCGTATCTCGTTTAGTTTTTAgacaaaaaacaataaatatttttgttctcTTCAACAATTTGCAATTTCCTTTCAAATGGGGACCATAAGAACAGCCAACATGAGTGCAATGAGTTCATACCACAATAAAGataacagaaaaaaaagaaaggaggcAGAAAATTCTATCTCATCTACCAAATTCATGAAACAAAATCAGAATCAGCTGTGGAGCTTTATTTATGCAGTCTTTTGCTTTAGACACAACATTGTTTGACGAAACATATAATCCCCCAATTACGCCCATTAAACCAAAATCTTGGTTACCAATCGTGGATTCAAACAATCACGGTGCTCACTGCTTGGGATTTGGTTCCGAAGGAGTCGTTCTGTCTTGAAATACCCTTCCATGCCATACAGACTTCGTCTCCACTGCTGGGAGATATGAACCCTAATATTTGGAAGAATGAAGACTTTCGACCATGTTATGCTTGAGAAGACGTGCTTGCAAACTGATGGAAAGTGTCCAGAGCACGGCTAATGTCTTTGCTGTAGTAGGGTAACCCATTCCTGGtagaaagaaatgagaatgaAGTAAAGTGTCGTGTGTTACTCGAGTAACAAAACTGAAACAAATGACTACCCATACAGGGCTAAGAGATGGTGGTGCTAGTGGATATTTTATGAATCCGTGAACAATTAAGGAAAAATGATTGATTTCTGTGCAAGCGGAGATTATATTAACTATCTGAGCAAGTCAGCAAATTAGCGTATCTGGTAATTGGTACATACAAGTGTGCCTCTGATCGAGTTATTAGCAAAGAAGAGCGGTCCCTACCAGTGAAGTTACATGAATCCTTATTAATTACTACATTTCACCTAACGCTTCAGTTGATTATCCACAACATTGCATAGGAAAATGATTCTCGAGAAAAATGAACCAGAGGAAAAAATGAacgaaaaagaaattagaaatatttaatttttcacCATCTATTCAGTTTAAAGGAAGTTcatgcaaaaaagaagaagaagaagaagaagaagaggagaaagtATCATCTTTCAAGATACATAAATCCTTAAAAGAAACAATTATGATAGCGCCCTCCATTTCCTGCAATTATTCAGTATGTATAAACGGGAAACGCATTTCgtttttgtttccatttctcttccctttcccGTCCCAAGTTTATCTGTTTCTCAAACGTGGGCAAACATCACTCAACAGTTCAAATGATGGGTAATGGAAAGCAACAGGTTGGAACAAGTTGGAGATTACATTAATCCACAATAGATTGCACGTAGTAGCTCATCAGCTCCTGCTCCAAAAACGGAATGAATAAGTGCCAGCGTCAGAGATTGGCGCAAGTGGACATTATATGAATCTGTATTCATTGCTTTCCAGCTTTGGTTCAAAATGAGGAAAGTTTAAACAATTCTCCTTGCACACTTAATTCTGTACGGATAAATTCACTTACTTGGAGATGCTGGACTAGCACACCATGAAGGCAGCTGACTACCGCACAGCCGACTGAGAGGTTGATTCAACTCAAAGAAAAGACATCCCGGAGATGTCATGTCTTAATTGAAAGTAATTCTCTGCAAGTCATAGATTTTGAACAAGGTAAGGAACCTTTAATTCCAAGGTACAAGTAGTACAAAAAAGCATACTCACTCTATCTCACATACTTTGGTAAGAAGCTTTGAGACTCTGTTTTCCATATCTGATGCCGGATaattagagcatcttcaacccatgGCTCAAATCCTACGTGGAGCAGAAACGGTAACTTTTGGCATCCTCATTTGATCCCACCCTAATGTCAAATAGAGTGTCAAATCCAACGTTGATTTGGCTATACGCCATTTGCTTCAAATTTGACTCCTCACGCCAAATCTACTTTTGGCtttttggaattcaaaaatAGGTGTTTTGTACTTTAATACTTTTAATTTGACATCAAGGTTGGAGATGGAGGtttgttggtgtcaaatttGGAGATGTCAGATTACCCATAAACCTTCAAATAAATTTGGCGTCTTCAAATTTGACATAATGGCTGGAGATATACAAACTAGTTGACGACCATAAATGTTGCTAGAACGACAAGAAGCATTATTGCTCAATTAGCCAATTAATGAAGATTATGCACAGTGCATGGTTTATACGCTATAAATATCTGTAACCGATGTCATGGGTCATTAATTTTCATGGTGGTTTCTTTTTAGAAGTTCAATAAATCAATACCTGGCTCAAAAATTAACAGAAGACCAAAGAATGCACGAAAGAACACTATCCGCCTGTGTAAAGAGAAGTGTCAATATCATGACACAACGGTACACAAGCTCACCCGCTCGATTCCAAGTTTACATTATCCACTTCTAGATTCTCTGTATCACGCTGTCTGTTACAAGCTTCAAGAAATCAACGCCATATCACGGCATTTGGAGGGAAAGGCATGCCAAGAATTAATCGCTCTGCTTCCTTCAGATCTCCATATCTAGTCAATAAGTCCACCATAAGTTGATAGTGATCGAAGTCTGGTTCAATCCTGTAAGTCATATTCATCTCCCTAAAAAGTTGCTTTCCTTCTTTCACCAACCCACCATGTCTACATGTTGAAAGCACAACAAGAAAAGCAATTCTATCTGGCGTAAAACCAACTGCTTCCATTTCTCTGAACATTTGTAATGCCTTGTATGATTGACCATGAAGCCCTAGTGTTGCAATTACAACAGTCCATGAGATAAGATTTCTATCTGCCATTTCGTCGAATATTTTCAGACAACTCTCGAGGCTCCCACATTTTCCATACATGTCCATAATTATGTTGGAAACAAATGTGTCGCAACGTTTGGAATCCGTTTTTATGATGAGGCCATGGAGTGGACTACCCAAAGCTAGATTGCAAAGGTTAGTGCAAACACTCAAGAGGCTAACATAAGTATACTTGCCAGGATGAATCTGAGCCACCCACATGTGTCCAAGAAGTTCAAAAGGCTCCTTGTAATCGCCATTGCGGGAGCAAGCTGCAATCAAGATGTTCCAAGATACAATGTCCGGTTCCTCAAGTAGAGAATACAATTCTTGTGTCTTATGATATTGCCCCGTCCTATTGTAAATTCCAGCAATCACATTAGATGGGACAACAGGAAGTTGTGTGTCATTAGCAGGAAGTAAAATCAAGGCATCGGATATCAGACCACTTTTGGCATATGAGGTAATGAGAGAGCATGATACATACTAATTCCCGTGGTAACCCATTTTTATTATCAAAGAATGAAGTTGCTGCAACTTTACAGTGTTGGATGACTTGAGTAGAGTAGAAAATGATAACTCATTTGGCTGACAACCGAATTGAATCATTTCACACAGTAGCTGAACAGGGGAGAAACAGCATTTCTGCGAgtacccccaaatcaaagcgtTCCAAGAAACCACATTCTTCTCATCTATATCATCAAAACAACGCTGTGCATCCCCCAACCAATCAGTTTTAGCATATAAATCAACCAATGCACTACTTACAAATATATCACGATCTAACAAGTGTTTAATTCCCATACCATGGATCAGTTTTCCATACATCAAATTCTCTGATCTGGTACAGGAGCTAATAACACTAACAAATGTCGTCCTGTTAGACCAGACTCCATCAAGACACATTTTCAAGTACAGCTCTAGCGCTTTGCCTGGACTTTCACTTTTTGTCAGTGCACCAATTATTGTATCCCAAGACACAACATCCCGGATAGAAGCCTCCCCAAATACTTTCTCAGCTATGCATGGCCCAGAGCACTTTACATACATATTGAGCAGAGCATTTAGAACCAAAACATTGCAAACCAACccatttttcaccaataaacCATGTACTTGCTCTCCTAATTCTAGGTCCCGCTCCCACAAAAATCCCAATAACACACCAACATAAGAATATTCTGTCAATGCCCATTCCATCTTCATGATCTTGCGGAACATAACTATTGACTCTTCAGCAAACCCGTGATGGCCAAACAAAGATATCATCGTGTTCCACGTAACCAAATTCTTCCGAGGCATGTCTTCAAAAGCTTTAAGACATTCGTCTAAGCACCCCTGCTTCCCGAACAGACCCAACAATGCAGTCCCTGCAAAAGCATCAGGGTAAAGCAACCCACTCTTCAGAACCAATGCCTGCAAGTAAAACCCTCTATAGAGATCCAAAGACTGGCACGACAAAAGACCCCCGAACGTGAATTGGGTGGGCTCATACCCACACAACCTCATCTCAGAAAATAATTTCCAAGCTTCCTCCGCATCCCCACAACGGCTATAACAACCAATCATGGTATTGTATGAGACAGTGTTTCGTCGaggcatttcatcaaacaccttGCGAGAAAGAAATAGCTCACCAAACGACGCGTAGGCGAGATGATATTGTTGTTAAGGAAGATGGGTTGTGGGCAATTCCAGCCGGCCGTAATGGCGAGTGCGTGGAGAGACTTGGTGGCGTCGAGTGATCTGATTCTTGGGAATTCTTGGAGTAGTTGAAGAAGAATACATTGGTGATGGAATTCTCCATGGAAGTGCTGAGCAGCAATTGTATGTTGAGAATGACAACGTTGAATGGGGACTAAGAGAAGCATTGGTGGAGATATAGAAAGGGTTTTGGTTAAGTTGAAGAGCAGATGTACAGACCTTGATGAAGCTGCCTTTCTCATGCAGACTAGGCGGCCAACAATGGATTGTGTTTAAGTATTGTTTAAAGTAACACTAATACTTTGGTGACAACAATTGGCTATGTAAACTTTCAGCTTCGATAAAGGTAAGAGAATATAGGATCTTATTTGCCCAAAAAATAATATAGGATCTTAATTATatccaaagaaaaattaaacGTTGGATCAATTATTTATATTAATCGGATCAATCTGAAATTTTATAAGTAAACTCATAAAATTATTTAATGAATAATGAATAATTTGAATTGTTTGTGCGAAACTCTAAAATAAAACCCACATATGATCCCACCAGTACCGTTTTTGTTTCGGATGTGATAActttgaaagttgaaaaaatgtaggaatgaaattatgaaaataaaaaggttGTACATGGAAATAGGTGAAAGGGTATAGTTGTCTCAATAGATTCAGATTGACCTGACCTAGATAAGAGTGGTACTTATTTAGTTGGTCTTAAGTATTAAATTATCATTAACGCATGCCgtaagagcatgtacactatTTGCAACACTGCTACACATAAACTTTTGCATACAAATCGTGTACAGATCACGGTGTGGAGCCTACTACAGGTCTCACACAAAAAATTTGAGCTGTTTATTAAATGTacaacattttttcaagggcattcgcaaaaaaaatcagctcattttgATATctataggtactcgatccaaacatccaacttttcattaagatttcCGGAGAATGAAatgttagatgattggattgatcTCTTATATggattggattgagctgatttttcttaATGAccacttgaaaaaatgttttgcatTTAATGAAAAACTTGACTCCACATCATAATCTGTGCAAGATTTGTTTGCATATAATCTGTGTGTTCACTTACTGCACTATTTGATAGGTAAAAATGCTAATCAAACACTTTTTACATTTTAGTTACACATATTTCTTTTACAACAGTGCTACACGCACAGATTTTTGCAAACAGACAGCGTGTATAGATAAACTTTGGACCCGTTTTTGgtccgcaaagatgatcggaaccgttcattttattcaaaacatcTTGTTTAAGGTCTCCATataaaatcagctcatttggatatcAGGAAAGGGATTTACGAAACACTCAACTTTACTTCAGAAAATAGCCTATTTTCTGACGCAAAGTTAAGTGTTTCGTAAAcccccttaccgatatccaaatgaactgattttttacggggaccttaaataagatgttttgaacaaaaatgagcggctccgatcttCTTTGCGGGACCCAAAACGGGTCCAAAATTCATTTGTACGCGCTGTCTGTTTTCAAAAATCTGTGTCGGTAgcagttttgtttcttttaacactacaaaataaaatactctcATTTTACCTACTTCCATTTATTAAAATATGCTActgtatttctttttctttttcctttctctttttctttttcttttcttcttcttcaagaaaaggacagaggagagagaggcaaGCTTGGGAAATAATAGTATTATAAATGGGTTTTTGCCCTTTTAAAATATGCAAGACAAAAACCAATAAAACTATGCGCACATCATTTAGTGTACACTAAATGTACACCGCTTTCTACAAGACTCATTAAGGGATTTCAtacaaatgatcggagccgctcagctttttcaaaacacttttgtcAGCATCTATGTAAAAGATTAGCTCCGTTGAATATTGATAAATGCTTGATTGATTCTACGTCCGATTTGATGACAGAAAAATTAGGTTTAGAATCAATCAAGCTTTTGCCGATATCCCACGGAGCTGATTTTAATAGGAatgcttaaaaaatattttaaaaaaaattgaacagagCCGATCATTCTTGTGGGACCCCTAAGTGGGTCCCGTAGAAGACGGTGTACACCAAATGTTATACCCATAGCCGGGCTAGACAAAAACCCAGTTGGGTAATGGAtaactttctcttttctttgttttgagtttgattgAGACTCCGTTccgttaagatttttattttttaactgtttattttttactttataaaACATATTattctcttataatacatcgtatttcataaaaaagaaaagaaaaatgaaaagaggaGGCGTGTTCAAATTTGATCCTCGAGGCCTGAGTagcaaaaagtaaacaaaacaTCGGATATAACCCCACCCAAATTTCTTATACGGGCAAAAGTCATATCCGACTTCCATATCCCGTTAACAAAAGCCTTCATCAATCCTATTTCAAGCTGCCAGATCTTGATCTAACGGTCCAGATTTAGTTTGGACACAGATCCAGAAGCCAAGAATGATTTGGGAGTTTAACATATGGGAAAATGGCTACCCAAGACGTGTTTCAATAATTAATGCCAGccaaaaacattttcaacattaacaaatgttttaaaTAAGTctttggcaggtattaattatcaaaacatgtcattgaccGCCATTTTCCCTTAACATATTGATCTGTCCAAATCCTCACCGTTCAATTGTTCTCCATCAAACAAGCTCTGAGCCGTTTCAGATCTCAAAAGTGGGAAACACAAGTTCCCAAAAATAAATACCCCTCTCTCAAACGTAACCTTACAAGCCAACGTGTTTGTAGCTCAACGGCACTACTCACATATTTTCGTATTAAATGTGAGAGGAGCGTGAGTGTTAAGTGTTATGGTACTGCCAAGCACTCCTGTGCCAAGCGGCATCCAACTGTTCATTTCCTTACGAACGGCTTGGATTGAATCTGAATACATACAAATTTGAATTGTCGATTGCTCAGCAAAAATCTGAGTCGTTGATTATCGAGATGAACGACCAGATTGGATGCTCGGCACTAGTGCCAAGCACCCTTGCTTAATAGCATCTCTCAATCCCCCACCCATATGCTACTTTGCAGTATCTCTTCCCATTCTTGAGCAGTCTAGACTCCAACCCTGAGGAGAGTAGACATCTATcgagtggaaaaaaaaaaaaaaacacttatccTTCCAACTCAAGCAATCACAAGTTCCAAAAAGTGAAAACCCTAGACgcagggctgcaaacgatccgagccgctcgcgagcggctcggggcttggctcgataacggctcggctcggctcggctcggttcgagacaaaaacgaacgagctcgagctcgagtcctgggctcgtttcataaacgagccgagctcgagctagtcgaaactcggctcgaattggctcgtgagctcgattatattatatatatttatatatatatatatatatatttttttttttacatatttatatttatttatatatatatatttatatatatttgtttcataaacgagccgagcgagccgagctcgagctccgtaaatacatctcgagccaagctcgagctcgagtcctgcagctcgtcacgagctcgagccgagctcgagccaactaaatttttggcgagccgagctcgaacactctaaaactcggctcggctcggcttggctcgtttgcagccctacctaGACGTATAGCCACTTCACAGAGAAACTTGTATATATATCCCAAgcaaagggaaatttttttagtcccgagcgggtatcacgtggtgttCGATTGTGCATCCGACCCGTCCATAATGTGTATAGGAGGAGTGATGGTATCCCTTTAGTCTGattttggagtaattttttggccatttttcgagatgcaaaaaaaacaaaatattgggTTCCGATTTAATGTGCTTTTGgatccaaattaattttttttttcaattttcacgtGTACCAATCATGCATCTATTATAACCTGATGAACAGAATTTTTAACAAATTAATGTTCTCGTCAAACTCTATAAAATAAACTGAGACTATCATCAAAGTATACTCTAAATATAGCCAAAAACTTAAAAACGGACAAGACCATCACCCCTCCTATACCTGCAATAATCTCcaccccccgcccccccccccccccccccccgcccaaACTCCACGATAAATACACACACCTCAGTGACCTCAGTCTTCCTAGACGACTGAATATTGGTACGGCCGGGATCCTCTCCTGTCCTCTCCGGGAGAGGATCCCTGTTCTGTATTGCTTTTCTCTTCTGTTTTGATTAGTCCTTAGCTTTCTACTCCATTACCGATTCGACGGCGGTACACCGATCGAGGCCAGGATCCGTGTCAACCGGATCGGAAGAAGcccaaagaaatcaaaaaaggtAATGGTTAGTCACGGATACAACGGCTATTCTTTTCTTCGAGGAACAATCTTGTGaatatgttttgttttctgtCCTAGATATGCCCCTTTGTTCTTCCTTATTTTTCCACGAAAAAGTAATCATTTTCTTCGTTTATTTTGCAAATCTAAAAAATTTCAGATTGTTTTAGTTTTCACGTTCATTTTTGGAGCCGGATCCTCTCCCGTAACTGCCTGGACAGTTGCTGAGACAAACCCCATAATGGTATTCTTACCAGTAAGAATACAATATTGTAATGTGAGAAGAAAGTGGAGTATCGAGACAGTAACTAGAGAGGATCCCAGCCCTTCATTTTTACCCCACCCCCCTGACTATCAAGGACTTGGCCGGCCGGCCATATTGATAGAATCAATCAAAATTCCATCGATTGTAGATTGTAGCATTTTGTAGCAGCCAGTGATTGCCTGAAGGACTGGGCCTTATCATTGCGGTAAAAGTAGATCAAAAGATGTGTCTGGTCTTTATTATGTTACTGCTTAGCTATTGGTTTGGCCATCTTATTCGGTCCCTTCTTATGTCTTGAAAACATGGAGGTTGGTCAATATAATCAGCTGGTTCTGTTTTTTGGATGTGTTAGAC
It encodes:
- the LOC131327796 gene encoding pentatricopeptide repeat-containing protein At3g58590-like — translated: MENSITNVFFFNYSKNSQESDHSTPPSLSTHSPLRPAGIAHNPSSLTTISSRLRVVCRCGDAEEAWKLFSEMRLCGYEPTQFTFGGLLSCQSLDLYRGFYLQALVLKSGLLYPDAFAGTALLGLFGKQGCLDECLKAFEDMPRKNLVTWNTMISLFGHHGFAEESIVMFRKIMKMEWALTEYSYVGVLLGFLWERDLELGEQVHGLLVKNGLVCNVLVLNALLNMYVKCSGPCIAEKVFGEASIRDVVSWDTIIGALTKSESPGKALELYLKMCLDGVWSNRTTFVSVISSCTRSENLMYGKLIHGMGIKHLLDRDIFVSSALVDLYAKTDWLGDAQRCFDDIDEKNVVSWNALIWGYSQKCCFSPVQLLCEMIQFGCQPNELSFSTLLKSSNTYVSCSLITSYAKSGLISDALILLPANDTQLPVVPSNVIAGIYNRTGQYHKTQELYSLLEEPDIVSWNILIAACSRNGDYKEPFELLGHMWVAQIHPGKYTYVSLLSVCTNLCNLALGSPLHGLIIKTDSKRCDTFVSNIIMDMYGKCGSLESCLKIFDEMADRNLISWTVVIATLGLHGQSYKALQMFREMEAVGFTPDRIAFLVVLSTCRHGGLVKEGKQLFREMNMTYRIEPDFDHYQLMVDLLTRYGDLKEAERLILGMPFPPNAVIWR